In one Mycobacterium sp. NBC_00419 genomic region, the following are encoded:
- a CDS encoding alpha/beta hydrolase, with protein MVADTLLADPASPFHQRISLMHGWVPLAAQIVAGVVLILAVGWRSRRWRLLWLPVAAAVGALLAGYTYWNIADNGLSGDPAPRQLWVWIGVTGLALTVAVVGWRGARWWRRSMSVLAIPLCVLCTALMLNLWVGYFPTVQTAWNQLTAGPLPDQTDRATVTAMVAHHAIPATGTVVSVSIPADASHFKHRNEWVYLPPAYFATDPPPALPTVMMIGGEFNTPADWMRAGNAIKTIDEFAAAHRGNAPVFVFVDSGGSFNNDTECVNGPRGNAADHLTKDVVPYMESNFGVSKDRAHWGIVGWSMGGTCAVDLATMHPDMFSSLVDIAGDFAPNSGTTTQTIDRLFGGDAAAYASFDPATVITKHGPYQGVSAWFAISGNPSNTPTAPQTINVGASGLGGRDANPNPGDQTTAANTLCGLGSADGINCAVVAQPGKHDWPFAARVFTASLPWLAGQIGTPGVTPRALPGPPAGPPGPVTIAASAGPPPLQAAVR; from the coding sequence ATGGTCGCCGACACGCTCCTTGCGGACCCGGCGAGTCCGTTCCACCAACGCATTTCGTTGATGCACGGCTGGGTGCCGTTGGCCGCCCAGATCGTCGCCGGCGTCGTGCTGATCCTCGCGGTGGGCTGGCGATCCCGGCGCTGGCGCCTGCTGTGGCTGCCCGTCGCCGCAGCGGTGGGCGCCCTGCTCGCCGGATACACGTACTGGAACATCGCCGACAACGGACTGTCCGGCGATCCCGCTCCCCGGCAGTTGTGGGTGTGGATCGGGGTGACCGGTCTGGCCCTTACGGTGGCGGTCGTGGGCTGGCGCGGTGCGCGCTGGTGGCGGCGCAGCATGTCGGTGCTGGCGATCCCGCTCTGCGTGTTGTGCACCGCGCTGATGCTCAACCTGTGGGTCGGGTATTTCCCCACCGTGCAGACCGCCTGGAATCAGCTGACCGCGGGACCACTGCCCGATCAGACCGACCGCGCCACCGTGACGGCGATGGTGGCTCACCACGCCATCCCGGCCACCGGTACGGTCGTGTCGGTCAGCATTCCCGCCGATGCGTCGCACTTCAAGCACCGCAACGAGTGGGTCTACCTGCCGCCTGCCTACTTCGCGACCGACCCGCCGCCGGCGCTGCCCACCGTGATGATGATCGGCGGCGAGTTCAACACACCCGCCGACTGGATGCGGGCGGGCAATGCCATCAAGACCATCGACGAGTTCGCGGCCGCCCATCGCGGTAACGCGCCGGTGTTCGTCTTCGTCGATTCCGGTGGCTCGTTCAACAACGACACCGAATGCGTCAATGGCCCCCGCGGCAACGCCGCCGACCACCTCACCAAAGACGTGGTGCCCTATATGGAGTCGAACTTCGGCGTCAGCAAGGACCGTGCCCACTGGGGCATCGTCGGCTGGTCGATGGGCGGCACCTGCGCCGTCGACCTGGCCACCATGCATCCCGACATGTTCAGTTCGCTCGTCGACATCGCCGGCGACTTCGCCCCCAACTCCGGCACCACGACGCAGACGATCGACCGGCTCTTCGGCGGTGACGCTGCGGCGTACGCGTCGTTCGACCCGGCCACGGTGATCACCAAACATGGCCCCTACCAAGGAGTGTCGGCCTGGTTCGCGATCTCGGGCAACCCGTCGAACACCCCGACGGCACCGCAGACCATCAACGTCGGGGCGTCCGGGCTGGGCGGGCGCGACGCCAACCCCAACCCGGGTGACCAGACCACCGCGGCCAATACGCTGTGCGGGCTGGGCAGCGCCGACGGCATCAACTGTGCGGTGGTGGCCCAACCGGGCAAGCACGACTGGCCGTTTGCGGCGCGGGTGTTCACCGCTTCGCTGCCCTGGCTGGCTGGCCAGATCGGCACACCCGGGGTGACACCGCGGGCCCTGCCGGGGCCGCCCGCAGGCCCGCCCGGGCCGGTGACGATCGCCGCGTCGGCCGGTCCACCGCCGCTGCAAGCCGCCGTGCGGTAA
- a CDS encoding PspA/IM30 family protein yields MADDYIPRHAKPEPEPATAPPAAPVPAPAPVADTGYTTDGVPTFDSVREKIETRYGTALGSAELDAETPEGRSIDEQYEARQRAAHDKLEEIRASMRKPADG; encoded by the coding sequence ATGGCCGACGACTACATCCCACGCCACGCCAAACCCGAGCCTGAGCCGGCCACCGCGCCGCCGGCGGCCCCGGTGCCTGCCCCTGCGCCTGTCGCAGACACCGGCTACACCACCGACGGTGTGCCGACGTTCGACTCGGTGCGCGAGAAGATCGAAACTCGGTACGGAACCGCCCTGGGCTCAGCGGAATTGGACGCCGAGACACCGGAGGGCCGCAGCATCGACGAGCAGTACGAAGCCCGGCAGCGAGCAGCACACGACAAGCTCGAAGAGATCCGCGCCTCGATGCGCAAGCCGGCCGACGGCTGA
- the uvrA gene encoding excinuclease ABC subunit UvrA yields MADRLIVKGAREHNLQSIDLDLPRDSLIVFTGLSGSGKSSLAFDTIFAEGQRRYVESLSAYARQFLGQMDKPDVDFIEGLSPAVSIDQKSTNRNPRSTVGTITEVYDYLRLLYARAGTPHCPVCGERIARQTPQQIVDQVLAMPEGTRFQVLAPVVRTRKGEFVDLFDKLNTQGYSRVRVDGVVHPLTDPPKLKKQEKHDIEVVIDRLTVKASAKQRLTDSVETALTLADGIVVLEFVDREDDHPHREQRFSEKLACPNGHALAVDDLEPRSFSFNSPYGACPECSGLGIRKEVDPDLVVPDPELTLAEGAVAPWSMGHNAEYFTRMLSGLGEALGFDTDTPWRKLPLKARKAILEGCDEQVHVRYKNRYGRTRSYYADFEGVMAFLQRRMEQTESEQMKERYEGFMRDVPCPVCDGTRLKPEILAVTLAAGEHGAKSIAEVCELSIADCSDFLNELTLGTREQAIAGQVLKEVQSRLGFLLDVGLEYLSLARAAGTLSGGEAQRIRLATQIGSGLVGVLYVLDEPSIGLHQRDNRRLIETLTRLRDLGNTLIVVEHDEDTIAHADWVVDIGPAAGEHGGRVVHSGSYQDLLKNPESITGAYLSGRQRIDVPATRRPTDRRRQLTVVGAREHNLREIDVAFPLGVLTAVTGVSGSGKSTLVNDILASVLANKLNGARQVPGRHTRINGLEHVDKLVRVDQSPIGRTPRSNPATYTGVFDKIRTLFAATTEAKVRGYQPGRFSFNVKGGRCEACSGDGTIKIEMNFLPDVYVPCEVCQGARYNRETLEVHYKGKTISEVLDMSIEDAAEFFEPITSIHRYLRTLVDVGLGYVRLGQPAPTLSGGEAQRVKLASELQKRSTGRTVYILDEPTTGLHFEDIRKLLKVINSLVDKGNSVIVIEHNLDVIKTSDWLIDMGPEGGAGGGTVVAEGTPEDVAAVPESYTGKFLAEVLATPTPKRTTRRRKVSA; encoded by the coding sequence GTGGCTGACCGGCTGATTGTCAAGGGCGCGCGCGAGCACAACCTTCAGAGCATTGACCTTGACCTGCCCCGCGACAGCCTGATCGTGTTCACCGGGCTGTCCGGATCCGGCAAGTCGTCGCTGGCGTTCGACACGATTTTCGCCGAGGGCCAGCGCCGCTACGTCGAGTCGCTGAGTGCCTACGCGCGTCAGTTCCTGGGCCAGATGGACAAGCCCGACGTCGACTTCATCGAAGGTCTGTCCCCGGCGGTGTCGATCGACCAGAAGTCCACCAACCGCAACCCGCGCTCGACGGTCGGCACCATCACCGAGGTCTACGACTACCTGCGTCTGCTCTATGCCAGGGCCGGCACCCCACACTGCCCGGTGTGTGGCGAGCGGATCGCCCGGCAGACCCCGCAGCAGATCGTCGACCAGGTGCTGGCCATGCCGGAGGGCACCCGCTTCCAGGTTCTCGCCCCGGTCGTCCGCACCCGCAAGGGCGAATTCGTCGACCTGTTCGACAAGCTCAACACGCAGGGCTACAGCCGGGTCCGGGTCGACGGGGTGGTTCACCCGCTCACCGACCCGCCCAAGCTGAAAAAGCAGGAGAAGCACGACATCGAGGTGGTCATCGACCGGTTGACGGTCAAGGCCAGCGCCAAACAGCGCCTCACCGATTCGGTCGAGACGGCGCTGACTCTGGCCGACGGAATCGTGGTCCTGGAGTTCGTCGACCGTGAGGATGACCACCCGCACCGCGAACAGCGGTTCTCCGAGAAGCTCGCCTGCCCCAACGGGCACGCGCTGGCGGTCGACGATCTCGAACCGCGGTCGTTCTCCTTCAACTCGCCCTACGGCGCCTGCCCGGAATGCAGCGGCCTGGGCATTCGCAAGGAGGTCGACCCGGATCTGGTGGTACCCGATCCGGAGTTGACCCTCGCCGAGGGTGCGGTGGCGCCCTGGTCGATGGGCCACAACGCCGAGTACTTCACCCGCATGCTGTCGGGTCTGGGGGAGGCGCTGGGGTTCGACACCGACACCCCGTGGCGCAAACTTCCGCTCAAGGCGCGCAAGGCGATTCTGGAGGGCTGCGACGAGCAGGTGCACGTGCGCTACAAGAACCGCTATGGGCGCACCCGCTCCTACTACGCGGACTTCGAAGGCGTGATGGCGTTCCTGCAGCGGCGGATGGAACAGACCGAGTCCGAGCAGATGAAGGAGCGCTACGAGGGCTTCATGCGCGACGTGCCCTGCCCGGTCTGCGACGGCACCCGCCTCAAGCCGGAAATCCTGGCGGTGACACTGGCCGCGGGGGAGCATGGGGCGAAGTCGATCGCCGAGGTCTGTGAGCTGTCGATCGCGGATTGCTCGGACTTCCTCAACGAACTCACCCTCGGGACGCGCGAGCAGGCGATCGCGGGCCAGGTACTCAAGGAGGTTCAGTCGAGGCTGGGCTTCCTGCTCGATGTGGGCCTGGAGTACCTGTCCCTGGCCCGCGCCGCTGGCACTCTGTCCGGCGGTGAGGCCCAGCGCATCCGGCTGGCCACCCAGATCGGTTCCGGTCTGGTCGGGGTGCTCTACGTGCTCGATGAGCCGTCGATCGGGTTGCATCAGCGCGACAATCGCCGACTCATCGAAACCCTCACGCGGCTAAGGGATCTCGGTAATACGCTGATCGTCGTCGAACACGACGAGGACACCATCGCGCATGCGGACTGGGTGGTCGACATCGGCCCGGCCGCCGGCGAGCACGGTGGCCGTGTCGTGCACAGCGGCTCGTATCAGGACCTGCTGAAGAACCCCGAGTCGATCACCGGCGCGTATCTGTCCGGCCGGCAGCGGATCGACGTGCCGGCCACTCGCCGGCCTACCGACCGCCGCAGACAGCTGACCGTGGTCGGCGCGCGCGAGCACAACCTGCGCGAGATCGACGTCGCCTTCCCGCTCGGGGTGCTGACCGCGGTGACCGGGGTGTCGGGCTCGGGTAAGTCGACCCTGGTCAACGACATCCTGGCCTCGGTGCTGGCCAACAAGCTCAACGGTGCCCGCCAGGTTCCCGGCCGGCACACCCGGATCAACGGGCTCGAACACGTCGACAAGCTGGTCCGTGTCGACCAGTCTCCAATCGGGCGTACCCCGCGGTCCAATCCGGCCACCTACACCGGGGTTTTCGACAAGATCCGGACGTTGTTCGCCGCCACCACCGAGGCCAAGGTCCGCGGGTATCAGCCCGGCCGGTTCTCGTTCAACGTCAAGGGTGGCCGCTGCGAGGCCTGTTCCGGTGACGGCACCATCAAGATCGAGATGAATTTCCTTCCGGATGTCTACGTCCCGTGCGAGGTGTGCCAGGGGGCCCGGTACAACCGCGAGACCCTCGAGGTGCACTACAAGGGCAAGACGATCTCCGAGGTGCTCGACATGTCCATCGAGGATGCCGCGGAGTTCTTCGAGCCGATCACCAGCATCCACCGCTATCTGCGCACCCTCGTCGACGTCGGGCTAGGGTACGTGCGGCTGGGTCAGCCGGCGCCGACGCTGTCCGGCGGCGAAGCCCAGCGCGTGAAACTCGCCTCCGAGCTGCAGAAGCGTTCCACCGGCCGGACGGTCTACATTCTCGATGAACCCACCACTGGCCTGCACTTCGAGGACATCCGCAAACTGCTCAAGGTCATCAACAGTCTTGTCGACAAAGGCAATTCGGTGATCGTCATCGAACACAACCTCGACGTCATCAAGACCTCGGACTGGCTCATCGATATGGGTCCTGAAGGTGGTGCCGGAGGTGGCACCGTCGTCGCCGAGGGCACGCCCGAAGACGTTGCCGCCGTCCCGGAAAGCTATACCGGCAAGTTCCTCGCCGAGGTACTGGCGACGCCCACACCGAAGCGGACCACCAGGCGGCGGAAGGTCAGCGCCTAG
- a CDS encoding MBL fold metallo-hydrolase encodes MTVVDDSYTGHVEPRTSARRTLPGATIIKTSVGPMDNNAYLVTCSATGESLLIDAANDPELLVELVGEHAPKLALIVTSHQHFDHWQALAAVAEATGAPTAVHQLDAEPLPVHPDRLLAGGDTIAVGDLTFDVVHLRGHTPGSVALALRPSGERTATQLFTGDCLFPGGVGKTWEPGAFEQLIDDVSSRLFGAYGDDTVVYPGHGDDTTVGAERPHLQEWRDRGW; translated from the coding sequence ATGACAGTCGTCGACGACAGCTACACCGGGCACGTCGAACCCCGGACCTCAGCACGCCGCACACTGCCCGGCGCGACGATCATCAAGACGTCGGTGGGCCCCATGGACAACAACGCCTACCTGGTGACGTGTTCCGCGACCGGCGAGAGCCTGCTCATCGACGCGGCCAACGACCCGGAGCTGCTCGTCGAGCTGGTCGGCGAACACGCGCCGAAGCTGGCCCTCATCGTCACCAGCCATCAGCACTTCGACCACTGGCAGGCGCTGGCGGCGGTGGCCGAGGCCACCGGCGCGCCGACCGCCGTGCACCAGCTCGACGCCGAGCCGCTGCCGGTCCACCCGGACCGCTTGCTGGCGGGCGGCGACACCATCGCTGTCGGTGATCTCACGTTCGATGTGGTGCATCTGCGCGGCCACACCCCGGGTTCGGTCGCGCTCGCCTTGCGGCCGAGCGGCGAACGCACCGCAACCCAGCTGTTCACCGGCGACTGCCTGTTCCCTGGCGGTGTCGGAAAGACTTGGGAGCCAGGCGCTTTCGAGCAGCTTATCGACGATGTGTCCAGCCGGCTGTTCGGCGCCTACGGCGACGACACGGTTGTGTACCCGGGCCACGGCGACGACACCACGGTGGGCGCCGAACGGCCCCATCTTCAGGAGTGGCGCGACCGCGGTTGGTAG